The Caulifigura coniformis genome includes a region encoding these proteins:
- a CDS encoding recombinase family protein, producing MSATFIYCRVSTDEQARVSGLGLEVQESECRAFAASQGLSVSAVFTDGGVSRSTYLTERPAMSALLSSIKRGSTVVVHKHCRLGDSVAIAMMMKEAKRKGARLLVVHGDNSGSDEALLLAGVLSIISDHELRSIASRTRKALAQKKERGEVYTRRVYGFRAVKNQLIADQAEQDVIARIQVDAASGLSWAAIARSLNLAHVAAPSGTDWHPRSVQRIAERASAA from the coding sequence ATGTCCGCGACCTTCATCTACTGCCGTGTCAGCACAGACGAACAAGCCAGGGTTTCAGGTCTCGGCCTGGAGGTCCAGGAGTCGGAGTGTCGAGCGTTCGCAGCATCGCAAGGGCTCTCGGTCTCAGCAGTCTTCACCGATGGTGGTGTGTCCAGGTCGACCTACCTGACCGAGCGCCCGGCGATGTCAGCCTTGCTGTCGTCGATCAAGCGGGGATCTACCGTAGTCGTCCACAAACACTGCCGGCTCGGTGATAGCGTTGCGATCGCGATGATGATGAAGGAGGCCAAGCGGAAAGGGGCACGGCTACTCGTTGTTCACGGTGACAACTCCGGTTCCGACGAAGCCCTTCTCCTGGCTGGTGTGCTTTCAATCATTTCTGACCACGAACTCCGCAGCATTGCATCCAGGACACGGAAGGCACTGGCACAGAAGAAGGAACGTGGCGAGGTCTACACGCGCCGGGTTTACGGGTTCCGGGCTGTCAAGAATCAGCTCATTGCAGACCAGGCCGAACAGGATGTCATTGCCCGCATCCAGGTCGACGCAGCCTCAGGGCTGTCGTGGGCAGCCATCGCACGGAGCTTGAACCTAGCACACGTCGCAGCGCCGT